In Phyllopteryx taeniolatus isolate TA_2022b chromosome 1, UOR_Ptae_1.2, whole genome shotgun sequence, the following proteins share a genomic window:
- the pa2g4b gene encoding proliferation-associated protein 2G4b isoform X1, with protein MSGDEEKQEQTVADDLVVTKYKMGAEIANQALKMVVEAGMAGVSVLSLCEKGDAFIMTETGKIFKKEKEMKKGIAFPTCVSVNNCVCHHSPLKSDPDVMLKDGDLVKVDLGVHVDGFISNVAHSFVVGVTKEKPLTGRKADVIIAAHLCVEAALRLVKPGNQNTQVTEAWNKIAKSFKCSPVEGLLSHQLKQHVIDGEKTIIQNPTDQQRGDKSMNCSADFRYHTNADGGLCPRPCKCASPTHPLVDDFVCTCRKDHEKAEFEVHEVYAVDVLISTGEGKTKDGVLRTTVYKRDPNKVYGLKMKTSRTFFSEMERRFDKMAFTLRAFDDEGKARLGVVECAKHELLQPFNILQEKEGEFVAQFKFTVLLMANGPLRITNSLYEPELYKSAHEVEDTELKALLQSSASRKAQKKKKKKASKTAESATGQSMETEAAE; from the exons AGGCCCTAAAGATGGTGGTTGAAGCAGGTATGGCCGGCGTCTCGGTGCTCAGCCTGTGTGAAAAAGGAGACGCCTTCATCATGACAGAAACTGGGAAAATCTTCAAGAAGGAGAAAGAGATGAAAAAAG GTATCGCCTTTCCGACGTGTGTGTCGGTTAATAACTGCGTGTGCCATCACTCCCCGCTTAAGAGTGACCCCGATGTCATGCTCAAGGACGGGGACCTCGTTAAAGT TGACCTTGGCGTGCATGTGGATGGCTTTATCTCCAACGTGGCTCACAGCTTTGTTGTTGGTGTgaccaag GAAAAGCCCCTGACAGGCCGCAAGGCTGACGTGATAATCGCAGCTCATCTGTGCGTGGAGGCTGCCCTGCGTCTTGTCAAGCCCGGAAACCAG AACACACAGGTCACAGAGGCGTGGAACAAGATCGCAAAGTCTTTCAAGTGCTCGCCAGTTGAAG GTCTGCTGTCACATCAGCTCAAACAGCACGTCATCGATGGAGAGAAAACTATCATCCAAAACCCAACGGACCAGCAAAG AGGTGACAAATCAATGAACTGCAGTGCCGATTTTCGATACCACACCAATGCAGATGGAG GTCTTTGTCCTCGACCTTGTAAGTGTGCTTCCCCCACCCACCCGCTAGTGGACGACTTTGTGTGTACTTGTAGGAAGGACCATGAGAAGGCTGAGTTTGAGGTGCACGAAGTGTATGCAGTGGATGTGCTCATCAGTACAGGAGAGGGGAAg ACAAAGGATGGCGTTCTGAGGACCACTGTTTACAAACGAGACCCCAACAAGGTGTACGGGTTAAAGATGAAGACCTCTCGGACGTTTTTCAGTGAGATGGAGAGACGGTTCGATAAAATGGCTTTCACTCTGAG AGCATTTGACGATGAGGGGAAGGCCAGGCTGGGCGTGGTGGAGTGTGCCAAGCATGAGCTGCTGCAGCCGTTCAATATTCTCCAGGAGAAGGAGG GTGAGTTTGTAGCTCAGTTCAAGTTCACTGTGCTGCTCATGGCCAACGGACCACTGCGAATCACAAACAGCCTCTATGAACCCGAACTGTATAAGTCGGCGCACGAGGTGGAGGACACTGAGTTGAAG GCTTTGCTTCAAAGCTCAGCCAGTCGAAAGgcacagaagaaaaagaaaaagaag GCCTCAAAGACTGCGGAGAGCGCAACAGGACAGTCAATGGAGACGGAAGCTGCAGAATAA
- the pa2g4b gene encoding proliferation-associated protein 2G4b isoform X2: MSGDEEKQEQTVADDLVVTKYKMGAEIANQALKMVVEAGMAGVSVLSLCEKGDAFIMTETGKIFKKEKEMKKGIAFPTCVSVNNCVCHHSPLKSDPDVMLKDGDLVKVDLGVHVDGFISNVAHSFVVGVTKEKPLTGRKADVIIAAHLCVEAALRLVKPGNQNTQVTEAWNKIAKSFKCSPVEGLLSHQLKQHVIDGEKTIIQNPTDQQRKDHEKAEFEVHEVYAVDVLISTGEGKTKDGVLRTTVYKRDPNKVYGLKMKTSRTFFSEMERRFDKMAFTLRAFDDEGKARLGVVECAKHELLQPFNILQEKEGEFVAQFKFTVLLMANGPLRITNSLYEPELYKSAHEVEDTELKALLQSSASRKAQKKKKKKASKTAESATGQSMETEAAE, translated from the exons AGGCCCTAAAGATGGTGGTTGAAGCAGGTATGGCCGGCGTCTCGGTGCTCAGCCTGTGTGAAAAAGGAGACGCCTTCATCATGACAGAAACTGGGAAAATCTTCAAGAAGGAGAAAGAGATGAAAAAAG GTATCGCCTTTCCGACGTGTGTGTCGGTTAATAACTGCGTGTGCCATCACTCCCCGCTTAAGAGTGACCCCGATGTCATGCTCAAGGACGGGGACCTCGTTAAAGT TGACCTTGGCGTGCATGTGGATGGCTTTATCTCCAACGTGGCTCACAGCTTTGTTGTTGGTGTgaccaag GAAAAGCCCCTGACAGGCCGCAAGGCTGACGTGATAATCGCAGCTCATCTGTGCGTGGAGGCTGCCCTGCGTCTTGTCAAGCCCGGAAACCAG AACACACAGGTCACAGAGGCGTGGAACAAGATCGCAAAGTCTTTCAAGTGCTCGCCAGTTGAAG GTCTGCTGTCACATCAGCTCAAACAGCACGTCATCGATGGAGAGAAAACTATCATCCAAAACCCAACGGACCAGCAAAG GAAGGACCATGAGAAGGCTGAGTTTGAGGTGCACGAAGTGTATGCAGTGGATGTGCTCATCAGTACAGGAGAGGGGAAg ACAAAGGATGGCGTTCTGAGGACCACTGTTTACAAACGAGACCCCAACAAGGTGTACGGGTTAAAGATGAAGACCTCTCGGACGTTTTTCAGTGAGATGGAGAGACGGTTCGATAAAATGGCTTTCACTCTGAG AGCATTTGACGATGAGGGGAAGGCCAGGCTGGGCGTGGTGGAGTGTGCCAAGCATGAGCTGCTGCAGCCGTTCAATATTCTCCAGGAGAAGGAGG GTGAGTTTGTAGCTCAGTTCAAGTTCACTGTGCTGCTCATGGCCAACGGACCACTGCGAATCACAAACAGCCTCTATGAACCCGAACTGTATAAGTCGGCGCACGAGGTGGAGGACACTGAGTTGAAG GCTTTGCTTCAAAGCTCAGCCAGTCGAAAGgcacagaagaaaaagaaaaagaag GCCTCAAAGACTGCGGAGAGCGCAACAGGACAGTCAATGGAGACGGAAGCTGCAGAATAA